The following are from one region of the Nostoc cf. commune SO-36 genome:
- a CDS encoding bifunctional 4-hydroxy-2-oxoglutarate aldolase/2-dehydro-3-deoxy-phosphogluconate aldolase: MSNQIWLSQLQKHRAIAVIRASKIEVGQQMATAVASGGMQLIEITWNSDRAGELISQLRSELPACIIGTGTLFNVQQLQEAIASGAQFLFTPHVDPAMIQAAQEQNVPIIPGALTPTEIVTAWSQGASCVKVFPVQAVGGADYIKSLQGPLGQIPLIPTGGVTLENAKEFLQAGAIAVGLSGELFPKKLVTERNWEAIASGAKKLIQQLS; this comes from the coding sequence ATGTCTAATCAAATTTGGTTATCACAGCTGCAAAAACACCGAGCGATCGCAGTTATTCGCGCCTCTAAAATCGAAGTGGGGCAGCAAATGGCAACGGCTGTAGCATCTGGGGGAATGCAGTTAATTGAGATTACCTGGAATAGCGATCGCGCTGGGGAATTAATCAGTCAACTACGTTCGGAATTACCAGCGTGTATCATTGGCACTGGTACGCTATTCAATGTGCAACAGTTGCAAGAAGCGATCGCATCTGGGGCGCAATTCCTCTTCACACCCCACGTTGATCCGGCAATGATTCAAGCAGCACAAGAACAAAATGTGCCTATTATACCCGGAGCGTTAACTCCTACAGAAATTGTTACCGCTTGGAGTCAGGGCGCTAGTTGTGTAAAAGTGTTTCCCGTGCAAGCAGTGGGAGGGGCTGATTATATCAAAAGTTTGCAAGGGCCACTAGGTCAGATTCCCTTAATTCCTACTGGCGGCGTGACTCTGGAAAATGCCAAAGAATTTTTGCAAGCCGGAGCGATCGCTGTCGGTTTGAGCGGGGAATTATTTCCCAAAAAGCTTGTCACAGAGAGAAATTGGGAAGCGATCGCATCTGGGGCAAAAAAGCTGATACAACAGTTAAGTTAA
- a CDS encoding serine/threonine-protein kinase: MGKLNIDTICLFPNMLYCSNSSCSNPFNPDGNKFCIKCGQTLTPLFRNRFRVIRLLGEGGFSRTYEARDTDKIDEPCVIKQFVPQVQGTNALEKATELFKQEAKRLYDLGEHPQIPRLIAYFEQDKRLYLVQELIEGQNLLQELQQQGAFSEEKIKQLLVDILPILKFIHERGVIHRDIKPENIMRRRQDGKLILIDFGVSKQITQTFLGVGTTVGTPGYTPLEQIRGQVFPASDLYSLGVTCIRLLTQVLPSTDGSDELYDALRGCWVWRKYLPPGRSITPDFGQVLDKLIQDYMKERYQSADEIIQALNSENLNSSVGIDYTILQKLLASSKWLEADQETWKLMLKISSREKEDYLRVEDIEKFPCQDLLTIDRLWVKYSNERFGFSIQKQIWDSVGGKPDLDLETWKYFGESIGWRIKNNWKPYAFLSFTLTAPAGQLPRAVLSMRLDGRRKRLSALTSRLVNCKI; this comes from the coding sequence TTGGGAAAACTGAATATAGACACCATCTGCTTATTCCCAAATATGCTCTACTGTTCTAATTCCAGTTGTTCAAATCCCTTTAATCCTGATGGCAACAAGTTTTGCATTAAGTGTGGACAAACACTCACACCATTATTTAGAAACCGTTTCCGAGTAATACGACTTTTGGGTGAGGGTGGATTTAGCAGAACTTATGAAGCCAGGGACACAGATAAGATAGATGAACCTTGCGTAATTAAGCAATTTGTCCCGCAAGTTCAAGGAACGAATGCACTTGAGAAAGCAACGGAGTTATTTAAGCAAGAGGCGAAGCGTTTGTATGATTTGGGAGAACACCCACAAATTCCCCGTCTGATTGCTTATTTTGAACAGGATAAGCGGCTTTATTTGGTGCAAGAGTTAATTGAGGGACAAAATTTATTACAAGAATTGCAGCAGCAGGGAGCTTTTAGTGAAGAAAAGATAAAACAGCTTTTGGTTGATATATTGCCTATCCTGAAGTTTATCCATGAACGCGGTGTAATTCATCGAGACATCAAGCCAGAAAATATCATGCGCCGCCGTCAGGATGGCAAGTTGATATTAATTGATTTTGGTGTTTCTAAACAAATTACACAAACTTTTCTAGGTGTTGGCACAACAGTAGGAACGCCTGGATATACACCATTAGAGCAAATACGTGGTCAAGTTTTCCCTGCAAGTGACCTTTATAGTTTGGGTGTAACTTGTATTCGGCTATTAACCCAAGTTTTACCAAGTACAGATGGTTCTGATGAACTTTATGATGCGCTCAGGGGTTGCTGGGTTTGGAGAAAATATTTGCCACCAGGTAGAAGTATTACTCCTGACTTTGGGCAAGTTTTAGATAAGTTAATTCAGGATTATATGAAGGAACGCTATCAATCTGCTGATGAGATTATACAAGCTCTTAATTCTGAAAATCTGAATTCATCAGTAGGGATAGACTATACAATTTTGCAAAAGTTACTAGCATCTAGTAAATGGCTAGAAGCTGATCAAGAAACTTGGAAGCTTATGCTTAAAATATCTAGTCGAGAAAAAGAAGATTATCTCAGAGTAGAAGATATCGAAAAGTTTCCCTGTCAAGACCTTTTAACTATTGATCGCTTGTGGGTAAAATACAGTAATGAGCGCTTTGGTTTTAGTATACAGAAGCAAATCTGGGACAGCGTTGGGGGAAAACCTGACTTAGATTTGGAAACCTGGAAATATTTCGGTGAGTCTATAGGATGGCGGATTAAAAATAATTGGAAGCCTTATGCATTTCTATCATTTACATTAACTGCTCCGGCAGGACAATTACCCAGAGCAGTATTGAGTATGAGATTAGATGGAAGAAGAAAAAGACTTTCTGCCCTCACATCAAGACTTGTGAATTGTAAAATTTAG
- a CDS encoding type II toxin-antitoxin system HicA family toxin: MPPFGSINRRDLIRYLKDAGFDGPYPGGKHQYMVKDELKLTIPNPHQGDISPSLLNRILRQANISRDEWEAL; encoded by the coding sequence ATGCCACCCTTTGGATCAATTAATCGGCGGGATCTGATTCGTTATCTAAAAGATGCAGGTTTTGATGGGCCTTACCCAGGTGGTAAGCATCAATACATGGTAAAAGATGAATTAAAGCTGACAATTCCCAATCCACATCAGGGAGACATCAGCCCAAGCTTACTAAATAGAATATTACGTCAAGCTAATATCAGCAGAGATGAATGGGAGGCGTTATGA
- a CDS encoding L,D-transpeptidase, producing MQTWIRRGGIRSSGTFCTGVALMVMTLFSWSSPLTGTPNSTTATATSVDENSLAVNNISQPRWIEIDLSEQRLRAWEGNKLVHSYRISGGKRATPTPIGRFRINSKYRTHRMRGRGYNIPDVPYTMYFYRGYAIHGAYWHNRFGTPVSHGCVNLPVKQARNLYNWASTGTLVVVRK from the coding sequence ATGCAAACTTGGATTCGCCGTGGTGGGATTCGTTCTTCAGGAACTTTTTGTACAGGCGTAGCGCTGATGGTAATGACTTTATTCTCTTGGTCATCACCGTTAACAGGTACACCAAACTCGACTACGGCAACAGCCACCTCAGTCGATGAAAACAGCCTCGCTGTCAATAATATTAGCCAACCTCGCTGGATTGAAATTGACTTGTCAGAACAACGTTTACGTGCATGGGAAGGTAATAAACTTGTTCATTCATACCGCATTTCTGGAGGTAAACGAGCGACTCCTACACCCATAGGTAGATTTCGGATTAATTCTAAGTATCGTACTCACCGGATGCGAGGCAGAGGCTACAATATTCCTGACGTTCCTTACACAATGTATTTCTACAGAGGATATGCGATTCACGGCGCTTACTGGCACAATCGATTTGGCACTCCAGTAAGTCACGGTTGTGTAAATTTGCCTGTTAAGCAAGCTCGCAATCTTTACAACTGGGCTTCAACAGGAACTTTAGTAGTGGTGCGGAAATAA
- a CDS encoding L,D-transpeptidase codes for MKKLISPDWVRRLKILLTGTALSVSVFTTTGTTEVWANSKNKVIAQTIQTLQKSDKRWIQIDLSKQRLIAWEGDRVVYGSAISSGKKSTPTLVGTFNIQSKLKTTRMRGNGYDVPNVPHAMFYQGNYGIHGAYWHKRFGTPVSHGCVNLAPKHAKWLFQWASIGTPVVIQK; via the coding sequence ATGAAAAAACTAATTTCTCCTGACTGGGTGCGTCGCTTAAAAATACTCCTCACTGGTACAGCACTGTCCGTAAGTGTTTTTACTACTACCGGAACTACTGAAGTTTGGGCGAATTCCAAAAATAAAGTAATTGCACAAACAATCCAGACATTACAAAAATCAGATAAGCGCTGGATTCAAATTGATCTTTCAAAGCAACGGTTAATAGCTTGGGAAGGTGACAGAGTGGTTTATGGAAGTGCTATTTCCTCTGGCAAAAAATCTACTCCCACTCTTGTTGGTACTTTTAATATTCAATCCAAGTTAAAAACTACGCGAATGCGCGGGAATGGCTACGACGTCCCTAACGTTCCTCATGCGATGTTTTACCAAGGCAACTACGGTATTCACGGTGCTTACTGGCATAAAAGGTTTGGTACTCCAGTCAGCCACGGCTGTGTGAATCTCGCACCTAAACATGCTAAATGGCTATTCCAGTGGGCATCCATAGGCACGCCAGTAGTTATCCAGAAATAG
- a CDS encoding MAE_28990/MAE_18760 family HEPN-like nuclease — translation MFQDLLITVKVNISTVRAIIKTNDRLRQISFGASALVKQEWNEDTELILGTLIQDIPKVIEWRVYDHCAVVTRLYAIYERFVEDLVRDWLVLLPGLFSRYSELEETIRNTYQIGVGRLLLDLRKNRYKHLSIEEVIRGLFHGAIGEKEYELLPDAFLFHEQNLRKEALEKMLTEAGIPNSWGWVEKHRAVKYFVQEIRGNENTAEGELNELISYRNDAAHGSPDDVLASNALLELCDFVETLCQALTELVTYKVIERKKSIGQAKEVGRITEWFKKHEAGIAKVEETTLLVGNSLFLVSEGSSCCYLATIKSIQMNDISVNEAKTTTGMEVGLKFDMDAKKGLRLYQLYV, via the coding sequence ATGTTTCAGGATCTTTTGATCACAGTAAAAGTAAATATTTCTACTGTACGTGCGATTATCAAAACCAATGATAGACTAAGGCAAATTTCCTTTGGTGCGTCTGCTTTAGTAAAACAAGAATGGAATGAAGATACAGAATTAATTCTTGGCACACTCATACAGGATATCCCCAAGGTAATAGAGTGGCGAGTTTACGATCACTGTGCTGTAGTCACGCGGTTGTACGCCATCTATGAGCGTTTTGTTGAAGACTTAGTTCGTGACTGGTTAGTACTTCTGCCAGGATTGTTTTCGCGTTATTCAGAGCTAGAAGAAACAATACGAAATACTTACCAGATAGGCGTAGGAAGATTATTACTTGATTTGAGGAAAAACAGATATAAACACCTCTCTATTGAAGAAGTTATTCGCGGGTTATTTCATGGAGCTATTGGTGAAAAAGAATATGAGTTATTGCCAGATGCCTTTCTCTTCCATGAACAAAATTTACGTAAAGAAGCCTTAGAGAAAATGTTGACAGAAGCAGGCATACCAAATTCATGGGGCTGGGTAGAAAAACATAGAGCCGTTAAGTATTTTGTACAGGAGATCAGAGGAAATGAAAACACAGCAGAAGGCGAACTCAACGAATTAATTAGCTATCGTAACGACGCAGCACACGGATCTCCCGACGATGTTCTAGCTTCTAATGCACTGTTAGAATTATGTGACTTTGTTGAGACTTTATGTCAAGCACTTACTGAGTTGGTTACTTATAAAGTTATTGAACGTAAAAAATCAATAGGTCAAGCCAAGGAGGTTGGTAGAATTACTGAATGGTTTAAGAAGCATGAGGCTGGAATAGCAAAGGTTGAGGAAACGACTTTATTGGTCGGAAACAGCCTTTTCCTAGTTAGTGAAGGGTCATCTTGCTGCTATTTGGCCACTATTAAGAGTATTCAGATGAATGATATCTCAGTTAATGAAGCAAAAACAACTACGGGAATGGAAGTTGGTTTGAAATTTGATATGGATGCTAAAAAAGGATTGCGTTTATATCAATTATACGTTTGA
- a CDS encoding CBS domain-containing protein has product MNLKTCLAEAVMSTPIFAVKPDDSLWMVQQIMEQRLIRRLAVTGNQGELLGIVKKIAELCGGQFSISSIYQQETTVHITLPIKPYITTLAKVI; this is encoded by the coding sequence TTGAACTTAAAAACTTGTCTAGCAGAGGCGGTAATGAGTACACCGATTTTTGCCGTAAAACCTGATGATTCGCTGTGGATGGTACAGCAGATTATGGAACAACGCTTAATCCGCAGGTTGGCGGTGACGGGAAACCAGGGTGAACTATTGGGAATTGTCAAAAAAATCGCCGAACTTTGTGGCGGGCAGTTCTCAATTTCAAGTATTTATCAACAGGAAACAACGGTACATATTACCTTACCCATTAAACCTTATATCACTACGCTAGCAAAAGTAATTTGA
- a CDS encoding CBS domain-containing protein has translation MQIAQLMTEHRVSSIMIVQPGGSQTEPLQIPVGIITERDIV, from the coding sequence ATGCAAATCGCACAACTGATGACAGAACACCGGGTTAGTTCCATCATGATTGTGCAACCAGGTGGTAGCCAAACTGAACCTCTGCAAATTCCTGTGGGAATTATCACCGAGCGCGACATTGTGTAA
- a CDS encoding type II toxin-antitoxin system prevent-host-death family antitoxin, protein MNWRIAEAKQRFSELIHAVSKEPQLIYNRNQLVAVVLEAEMFEEFLTWRKQREKMSLADCFKELRQIAAQEDYILEVPSRQDRSNPFADAIDDFSL, encoded by the coding sequence ATGAACTGGAGAATTGCAGAAGCGAAACAGAGATTTTCTGAACTAATTCATGCTGTCAGTAAAGAACCGCAACTCATCTACAACCGAAATCAACTGGTGGCTGTAGTTCTTGAAGCTGAGATGTTTGAAGAATTTTTGACGTGGCGCAAGCAGCGCGAAAAGATGTCTCTAGCTGATTGTTTCAAAGAACTACGTCAGATAGCTGCTCAGGAAGATTATATTCTCGAAGTACCCTCCCGCCAAGACCGTTCTAATCCTTTCGCTGATGCTATCGATGACTTTTCTTTGTGA
- a CDS encoding DUF262 domain-containing protein, whose translation MQLAPTEEKMWEESPSRHRAKMSEIEINEKYESGEQRILTEMNREKLPSFVEALKKPGYMDVQPFYQRRLRWDEKKQSRLIESFLINIPVPPIVLYEKEFNFYEVMDGQQRITALRNFYENRLKLTGLELWPELNGRTYATLPAKIKAGIDRRSISSIVLITESASNPEEALLLKQLAFERLNTGGVELSRQEVRNCLYYGKFNELLLNLTTNSIFTEAWEIPINKPEELVENNLYKKMEDAELVLRFFALRHVEDFRRGMQGFLDLYMIKSMKFSDEDIKILKNIFIQTINLAHEIYAENLFKPLDIESDTWKDKAYKAYYDAVMVGFSRHLANAHILIVRKSKVIEDTKRLLREDTSKLFTGGERIKTDVENRIKLFDNMLSKIIAE comes from the coding sequence ATGCAACTTGCACCAACTGAAGAAAAAATGTGGGAAGAATCTCCTTCCAGACACCGTGCCAAAATGTCTGAGATCGAAATCAACGAAAAGTATGAGTCTGGAGAGCAAAGAATACTCACCGAAATGAACCGTGAAAAGCTGCCTAGCTTTGTCGAAGCACTAAAGAAGCCTGGGTATATGGATGTACAACCTTTCTACCAGAGAAGGCTGCGTTGGGATGAAAAGAAGCAATCCAGATTAATAGAGTCGTTTTTGATCAACATTCCTGTTCCTCCAATCGTTCTTTACGAAAAAGAGTTTAATTTTTATGAAGTAATGGATGGTCAACAAAGAATTACTGCCCTTCGGAATTTTTACGAGAACCGTTTAAAATTAACAGGACTTGAACTTTGGCCAGAGCTGAATGGACGTACCTACGCCACTCTCCCGGCAAAAATAAAAGCAGGGATTGATCGTCGCTCTATATCATCTATAGTTTTGATTACAGAGTCAGCATCTAATCCTGAAGAAGCGCTGCTTCTGAAACAGCTTGCATTTGAGCGTCTGAACACTGGAGGCGTTGAATTAAGTCGCCAAGAAGTACGTAACTGTTTATATTATGGTAAATTCAATGAATTATTACTTAATTTGACAACTAATTCTATATTTACAGAGGCGTGGGAAATTCCTATAAATAAACCTGAGGAACTTGTTGAAAATAACCTATACAAAAAGATGGAAGATGCCGAATTAGTACTTCGCTTTTTTGCCTTACGTCATGTAGAAGATTTTCGTAGAGGAATGCAGGGTTTTCTTGACCTATATATGATTAAAAGTATGAAGTTCTCGGATGAAGATATTAAAATTCTCAAAAATATTTTTATTCAAACAATAAATTTAGCTCACGAAATCTATGCAGAAAATTTATTCAAGCCTTTAGATATAGAATCTGATACTTGGAAAGATAAGGCATATAAAGCCTATTACGATGCTGTTATGGTTGGATTTAGTAGACATTTGGCAAATGCACATATTCTAATTGTGCGTAAGTCTAAAGTAATTGAAGATACAAAGAGATTGCTTAGAGAAGATACATCAAAATTATTTACAGGTGGTGAAAGAATCAAAACTGATGTCGAGAATAGAATCAAATTATTCGACAATATGTTGTCCAAAATCATCGCAGAGTAA
- a CDS encoding Hsp70 family protein, with protein sequence MAIAIDFGTSNTVIARWNPVTQQPETLTLPGLSIKQSLNPPLIPSLVYVEDATKNQVLVGQQVRDRGLDVKGETRFFRSFKRGIGADIQGFLPELDGQIVTFEQIGQWFLTKVIEELAPLEGGLDSLVLTVPVDSFEAYRHWLGTVCQALPVEQVRMLDEPTAAALGYGLADQENLLVIDFGGGTLDLSLVRLDQSVQATTKPLGFLLKWGNKSLAEDSKQKVKTARVLAKAGQNLGGTDIDNWLVDYFAKTQELAVSPLTTRLAERVKIQLSTQNQASEVYFDDETFESYELELNRDTFDDILKEHAFFELLDESMTTLLQQARRQGIELPDINAVLLVGGTVQLPAVQTWIKQYFEPEKIRCERPFEAIAQGALQLAQGVQIKDFLYHSYGIRYWDRRNQRHKWHSLIKAGQAYPMSQPVELVLGASVENQPSIELIMGELGADTGSTEVYFDGDRLITRRMDNSETSVKPLNDREGAKTIAQLTPAGYPGSDRIKILFQVDEQRFLRITVEDLLTNDTLLENQLVAQLS encoded by the coding sequence ATGGCGATCGCAATCGATTTTGGTACTAGCAACACAGTCATTGCTCGTTGGAACCCCGTAACCCAACAGCCAGAAACCCTTACTCTACCAGGCTTGTCAATTAAACAAAGTCTCAATCCGCCACTGATTCCCAGCTTGGTTTATGTTGAAGACGCAACAAAAAATCAAGTCTTAGTAGGGCAACAAGTACGCGATCGCGGTCTTGACGTCAAAGGGGAAACTCGATTTTTCCGCAGCTTCAAGCGCGGTATCGGTGCAGATATCCAAGGTTTCTTACCCGAACTAGATGGACAAATTGTCACCTTTGAGCAAATAGGTCAATGGTTCCTCACCAAAGTAATTGAAGAACTAGCACCCTTGGAAGGGGGGTTAGATTCTCTGGTGTTAACTGTACCCGTAGACAGTTTTGAAGCTTATCGTCACTGGTTGGGGACAGTTTGTCAAGCCCTCCCGGTCGAACAAGTGCGGATGTTGGATGAACCCACAGCCGCCGCCTTGGGTTATGGTTTGGCAGATCAAGAAAATCTTTTGGTGATTGACTTTGGCGGTGGAACTTTGGATTTATCCCTTGTCCGGTTGGATCAAAGCGTGCAAGCAACCACAAAGCCGCTCGGATTTCTCCTCAAATGGGGTAATAAGTCTCTAGCTGAAGATTCAAAACAAAAAGTCAAAACTGCCCGTGTCCTGGCGAAAGCTGGGCAAAATCTGGGTGGTACTGATATTGATAACTGGTTAGTAGATTACTTTGCCAAAACTCAAGAACTGGCGGTAAGTCCGTTGACAACACGATTGGCAGAACGGGTAAAAATTCAGCTATCAACCCAAAACCAAGCAAGTGAAGTTTACTTTGACGATGAGACATTTGAAAGCTATGAACTGGAACTAAACCGCGATACTTTTGACGATATCCTCAAAGAACACGCGTTTTTTGAGTTACTCGATGAGTCGATGACGACACTGTTGCAGCAAGCAAGACGGCAAGGGATAGAACTTCCAGATATTAATGCAGTTTTGTTAGTTGGTGGTACAGTGCAATTGCCAGCAGTGCAGACATGGATCAAACAGTATTTTGAGCCAGAAAAAATCCGTTGCGAACGTCCTTTTGAAGCGATCGCTCAAGGTGCATTACAGTTAGCTCAAGGCGTGCAAATCAAAGACTTTCTCTATCATAGTTATGGTATCCGCTACTGGGATCGTCGCAACCAGCGTCACAAATGGCATTCTTTAATTAAAGCTGGACAAGCATACCCGATGAGTCAGCCAGTGGAATTAGTCTTAGGCGCTTCTGTAGAAAATCAGCCCAGCATTGAATTAATTATGGGAGAATTGGGAGCAGATACGGGTAGTACTGAAGTTTATTTTGATGGCGATCGCTTAATTACTCGCCGTATGGACAATAGTGAAACCAGCGTCAAACCCCTTAACGATCGAGAAGGTGCGAAGACAATTGCCCAATTGACACCAGCCGGATATCCTGGAAGCGATCGCATCAAAATCCTCTTTCAAGTTGATGAGCAACGCTTTTTGCGAATCACCGTTGAAGACTTGTTAACTAACGACACGCTGTTAGAGAATCAACTTGTAGCACAGTTGAGTTAA